In Phenylobacterium hankyongense, the sequence AGCACCGAGGCGCCGTGCGCAGCCTCGAACTGCACGCCGGTCAGCTTGCCGACGTAGTGGCCCTCGACGGTGACGGCGCCGTCGGCGGCGACGCCGGCCAGCATCTCCTCGCGCACCCGCAAGCCGCGCATGAGGGCGCTGGTCCGCCGGTCGACGAAGCGGGCCATCAGCTTCTCGTGCAGGGTGTCGGAGAGCCGGTCTTCCAGTCCCCGCGTCTTGCCCTGCCAGCCGGCGGCGTCGGCCAGCCAGTCCGGCCGGTTGGCGACGTAGGCCAGCGTGCGGACGTTGGAGAGCCGCGTCGCCAGGGCGTCGATGTCGCCGTCGGTGCGGTTCACGTAGGCGTACTGGTGCGCGATCCAGTCCTCCGGGATCCGCTGCCGGCCGGTGGTCAGGTGGAAGAAGAAGTCCTTCACCAGCCGCACGTGCTCCTCGGCCGCCACCTTGCGGAAGTCCGGCGTCTGGCAGACGTCCCACAGGCGGAACAGCGCCGAGCGGTCGCGGGCGCGGTCGGTCACGGCCGGGTCGGAGGCCAGTTGGCGCAGGGTGGTCTCGTCCAGCGCCTCGGCCGACAGCTGCAGGCCCTCGCGGTCCGGCGTCTGGGCCAGCGAGCGCATCAGGTTGGCGAGCGACGAGAAGTCGAGCCTGGGATTGCGCCATTCGGCGCCCAGCACCGGCTGGAAGTGATGCTCCTCCACCGCCTGCACGAGGTCGGGGTCCATGTCCTCGGCCTCGCCGGTGACGCCGAAGGTCCCGTCGCGCTGGTAGCGGCCGGCGCGGCCGGCGATCTGGCCGACTTCCTGCGGATGCAGGAAGCGAGTGCGCTTGCCGTCGAACTTGCGCAGGCCGGCGAAGGCCACGTGGTCGACGTCCATGTTCAGGCCCATGCCGATGGCGTCGGTGGCCACCAGGAAGTCGACCTCGCCGGACTGGTAGAGGGCGACCTGGGCGTTGCGGGTGCGGGGCGAGAGCGAGCCCATCACCACCGCCGCGCCGCCGCGCTGCCGACGGATCAGTTCGGCGATGGCGTAGACCTGGTCGGCCCCGAAGGCGACGATGGCCGAGCGCCGGGGCAGGCGGGTCAGCTTCTTCGGGCCGGAATAGGTGAGGTGGGAGAACCGCTCGCGCGAGGTGATCTCGGCGTGCGGCAGCAGGCGGCGGACCAGCGGCGCCATGGTGGCGGCCCCCAGCAGCATGGTCTCCGCCGTGCCGCGGGCATGCAGCAGGCGGTGGGTGAAGACGTGGCCGCGCTCGGGGTCGGCGCAGAGCTGGATCTCGTCGATGGCCAGGAACTCGACCTCGCGGGAGAGCGGCATCGCCTCCACGGTGCAGACGAAGTACTGCGGCCGCGGCGGGACGATCTTCTCCTCGCCGGTGATCAGGGCCACGCAGCGGGCGCCGCGCGCCTTGACGATGCGGTCGTAGATCTCGCGCGCCAGCAGCCTGAGCGGCAGGCCGATCATGCCGGAGGCGTGGCCCAGCATCCGCTCCACCGCCAGGTGGGTCTTGCCGGTGTTGGTTGGCCCAAGCACCGCCACCAGCCGGGGCGGAGCCGCGCCAGTCGGGCGATGGCTCATGGGAAGAAAATGGGGTTGGCGCGAGAGTCGGACAAGCGAAGCCTTGAGGGCGACGACGAGGGGGCAGGGAACGCCTCGTGACCGGGCAACGCTTCCAACTCCTACGCAAAAACCTGCACTGTGGAGAATGACTCCCAAACGCCACGATCCGTTCCGTGCGCCGCCATCTGAAGCCCGGCGTGCGTCGGCGCCGCCTAGTCCAGCGTGCGCCGGTAGCGGGCCATGGCGAGCGCCGTGACCACGCAGACGAAGGCCAGCAGCGCCAGCAGCTCGCGCCACTGATCGCCCAGGCCCTGGCCC encodes:
- a CDS encoding helicase-related protein; translation: MSHRPTGAAPPRLVAVLGPTNTGKTHLAVERMLGHASGMIGLPLRLLAREIYDRIVKARGARCVALITGEEKIVPPRPQYFVCTVEAMPLSREVEFLAIDEIQLCADPERGHVFTHRLLHARGTAETMLLGAATMAPLVRRLLPHAEITSRERFSHLTYSGPKKLTRLPRRSAIVAFGADQVYAIAELIRRQRGGAAVVMGSLSPRTRNAQVALYQSGEVDFLVATDAIGMGLNMDVDHVAFAGLRKFDGKRTRFLHPQEVGQIAGRAGRYQRDGTFGVTGEAEDMDPDLVQAVEEHHFQPVLGAEWRNPRLDFSSLANLMRSLAQTPDREGLQLSAEALDETTLRQLASDPAVTDRARDRSALFRLWDVCQTPDFRKVAAEEHVRLVKDFFFHLTTGRQRIPEDWIAHQYAYVNRTDGDIDALATRLSNVRTLAYVANRPDWLADAAGWQGKTRGLEDRLSDTLHEKLMARFVDRRTSALMRGLRVREEMLAGVAADGAVTVEGHYVGKLTGVQFEAAHGASVLEEKALRAAATHAVGPEIARRLGRLAGEPDEAFLLTPDAVVVWRGDAAGVLSGGQPFAPRVRLLGELGPEPARQRAARRLEAFVASEAARRLAPLRKLEAAVADGKVNGLARGLAYRLIESGGVLDRAEVRTETRALSQVERRALRSLGVRIGAFSLYMPGLLKPQARALTQALAAREAPHWRPAADRLSRLPQPAPGPRVLSAYGLRAVRDHAVPVEQLERLDELLRAGEKRGPGVLLSDQAREALGWSETEAQDILRGLGFAPANRAKAGEPIAWRRRGEHRPAPAPGARPNSPFAALAALQPQAAPASARRPRRRRRPKAVRA